One Neoarius graeffei isolate fNeoGra1 chromosome 19, fNeoGra1.pri, whole genome shotgun sequence genomic region harbors:
- the LOC132867768 gene encoding histone H2B-like → MPEPPKSAPKKGSKKAVTKAAGKGGKKRRKSRKESYAIYVYKVLKPVHPDTGISSKAMGIMNSFVNDIFERIAGESSRLAHYNKRSTITSREIQTAVRLLLPGKMAKHAVSEGTKAVTKYTSSK, encoded by the coding sequence ATGCCCGAGCCACCTAAAAGCGCACCCAAGAAGGGCTCCAAGAAAGCCGTGACCAAGGCGGCTGGTAAAGGAGGCAAGAAGCGCAGAAAGTCCAGGAAGGAGAGCTACGCTATCTATGTGTACAAGGTCCTGAAGCCGGTTCATCCCGACACCGGCATCTCGTCTAAGGCTATGGGCATCATGAACTCCTTTGTCAATGATATTTTCGAGCGTATCGCCGGCGAGTCCTCTCGTCTGGCTCACTACAACAAGCGCTCCACCATCACCTCCAGAGAGATCCAGACCGCTGTGCGCCTTTTACTGCCTGGCAAGATGGCCAAGCACGCCGTGTCCGAGGGCACAAAGGCCGTCACCAAGTACACCAGCTCCAAGTAA